A genomic region of Mesorhizobium sp. NZP2077 contains the following coding sequences:
- the nodB gene encoding chitooligosaccharide deacetylase NodB yields MRRLDDRWEVQSECADGTGRRSVYLTFDDGPNPCFTPQILDVLAQNRVPATFFVIGAYAAEHPDLIQRMIAEGHEVGNHTMSHPDLSKCGLGEVQREVFEANQAIMLACPQASIRYIRAPYGAWSEEVFTASEIAGLAALHWSIDPRDWSRPGTDAIVDAVLTSVRPGAIVLLHDGCPPDESTRSTQASLRNQTVMALSNLIPALDAWGYEIRSLPEHH; encoded by the coding sequence ATGAGACGTCTCGATGACAGATGGGAGGTGCAGAGTGAATGCGCTGACGGCACCGGGCGTCGAAGCGTTTATCTGACGTTTGACGACGGTCCCAATCCATGTTTCACACCACAGATACTCGATGTGCTGGCGCAAAATCGGGTGCCAGCGACATTCTTCGTCATTGGTGCTTACGCCGCAGAGCATCCGGATCTCATCCAGCGAATGATCGCAGAAGGGCATGAGGTAGGCAACCACACGATGTCTCATCCGGACCTGTCCAAGTGCGGCTTGGGCGAAGTGCAACGTGAGGTATTTGAGGCGAACCAGGCCATCATGCTGGCATGCCCGCAGGCCTCGATCCGCTACATTCGCGCGCCATACGGCGCCTGGAGCGAAGAAGTGTTCACTGCCTCAGAGATCGCGGGGCTGGCGGCCCTTCATTGGTCGATCGACCCAAGAGACTGGTCGCGCCCCGGCACCGACGCGATCGTCGATGCAGTGCTCACCTCGGTACGCCCCGGCGCAATCGTGCTCTTGCACGACGGATGCCCTCCCGACGAGTCGACACGGAGCACTCAAGCCAGTCTGCGCAACCAGACCGTTATGGCGCTGTCCAATCTGATTCCTGCATTAGATGCCTGGGGATATGAAATTCGCTCGCTTCCAGAACATCACTGA
- the nolL gene encoding nodulation factor fucose acetyltransferase NolL: protein MLDHIRAGAKGCGSCPAGTNNRDLSFDFAKGILITLVIIGHLLQYLIYQGTDAFWLSPYFKSIYMFHMPLFMAISGYLSSGAILRKSFTQGVGERAMQLLLPMLFWCTLIWTLKSAVIFPTKSLTDIFLDLPKEAIGTYWFIWAAFISFILIRVLTTFNRLSMWIISASAIAVAFAPITLSITPLLKYTYPFYCLGFLFAQPIGWQNGVIWRYKSIFVVLFSIAAFICFHGWGKETYAYNNLVLIHDEQSAKRVFLMFSGSLAASAVAMQSMFQCWRLVYSTRVARFVAVQLGQSTLLLYLVQGAVFRLMDLIQFGEVWNLTTRIAFATVLGVAIVVIAMAIRSIARNLGYVSRIVVGAPPHPSPLKSQSVIN from the coding sequence ATGCTTGATCACATAAGAGCCGGAGCGAAGGGATGCGGCTCGTGCCCAGCAGGGACAAACAACCGAGACCTAAGCTTTGATTTCGCCAAAGGCATACTCATTACTTTGGTGATAATTGGGCACTTGTTACAATATTTAATCTACCAGGGCACCGACGCTTTCTGGCTGTCGCCGTATTTCAAGTCGATCTACATGTTTCATATGCCTCTATTTATGGCGATAAGCGGATACCTTTCTTCTGGGGCAATTTTGCGAAAATCGTTCACCCAGGGTGTCGGTGAGCGGGCAATGCAGCTACTACTGCCAATGCTATTTTGGTGTACGTTGATTTGGACGTTAAAGTCCGCAGTTATTTTTCCTACGAAGAGTTTGACTGATATATTTCTAGATTTGCCGAAGGAAGCTATTGGAACTTACTGGTTCATATGGGCCGCATTTATTTCGTTCATTCTGATTAGAGTTCTTACAACGTTCAACCGTCTATCGATGTGGATCATAAGCGCATCTGCAATTGCGGTCGCATTCGCACCCATCACGTTATCAATAACCCCGTTGTTAAAATACACTTACCCATTTTATTGTTTAGGGTTCCTGTTTGCCCAGCCGATCGGATGGCAGAATGGTGTCATCTGGCGTTACAAATCGATTTTTGTTGTCTTATTTTCGATAGCGGCTTTCATATGCTTCCACGGATGGGGCAAGGAGACTTATGCCTACAACAATCTCGTTTTAATTCATGATGAACAGTCAGCTAAACGAGTTTTTCTGATGTTCTCTGGCTCTTTGGCGGCTTCTGCGGTAGCAATGCAGTCTATGTTCCAATGCTGGAGACTTGTCTATTCGACTAGAGTAGCTCGCTTTGTCGCGGTGCAGCTTGGTCAGAGCACGCTGCTGCTTTACCTGGTCCAGGGTGCCGTGTTTCGCCTCATGGATTTGATACAGTTTGGAGAAGTCTGGAATCTCACGACCAGAATCGCCTTCGCAACTGTGCTTGGAGTGGCGATTGTCGTCATAGCGATGGCAATTCGCAGTATTGCGCGCAACCTCGGATATGTGTCGCGGATCGTTGTCGGAGCGCCGCCGCACCCAAGTCCGCTCAAATCTCAATCTGTAATCAATTAG
- a CDS encoding LysE family translocator, with translation MPELTPFALYLAAASVLAITPGPGIFYVAARTLAGGRREGIASSFGTGLGGMIHVLAASLGVSAIVLESSELFSALKLFGAVYLVWLGFRTFQAARLKGATGGDDGAAVGPVGPRRAFREGVLVEALNPKTAIFFLAFIPQFVNPSAGLIALQFVVLGSVSIALNTLADIVVAVVTSGIQDGAAARPGLIRRLREASGGAMIALGVGLALAKHPAA, from the coding sequence ATGCCAGAACTGACCCCATTCGCCCTGTACCTCGCCGCGGCCTCCGTGCTCGCCATCACCCCCGGTCCGGGCATCTTCTACGTTGCCGCGCGCACGCTCGCCGGTGGTCGTCGGGAAGGTATCGCTTCCAGCTTCGGCACGGGGTTGGGGGGCATGATCCACGTCCTCGCCGCAAGCTTAGGTGTTTCCGCGATCGTGCTCGAGAGCTCGGAACTGTTCTCCGCATTAAAGCTGTTCGGCGCGGTCTACCTCGTCTGGCTCGGCTTTCGCACCTTTCAAGCCGCCCGCCTCAAGGGAGCGACTGGCGGCGATGACGGCGCCGCAGTGGGTCCAGTCGGACCCCGGCGGGCGTTTCGTGAAGGGGTACTGGTCGAGGCGCTCAACCCGAAGACGGCAATCTTCTTCCTCGCCTTCATTCCGCAGTTCGTGAATCCGAGCGCAGGGCTCATAGCTCTGCAATTCGTGGTGCTTGGCTCCGTGTCCATTGCGCTCAACACGCTCGCCGACATCGTGGTTGCCGTCGTGACCAGCGGCATTCAAGACGGCGCGGCAGCGCGTCCCGGGTTGATCCGCCGCCTGAGGGAGGCGTCAGGCGGCGCGATGATCGCGCTGGGCGTCGGCCTCGCTCTGGCGAAACACCCTGCTGCCTGA
- a CDS encoding DUF736 domain-containing protein: protein MTAIGYVNKQENGSYKGQLRTLSVRADIDIVPNRSKSADNHPDFRVLTQGVEVGAGWIRTGETSGNDYVSLSIAAPEFGPRKLYANLGRAAGQDDQDTYAVIWNPAD, encoded by the coding sequence ATGACCGCGATCGGTTACGTCAACAAGCAGGAAAACGGCAGCTACAAAGGCCAGCTCAGGACACTCAGCGTCCGCGCCGACATCGACATCGTGCCCAATCGGAGCAAGTCCGCCGACAACCATCCCGACTTCCGGGTGCTGACGCAGGGCGTGGAGGTCGGCGCCGGCTGGATCCGAACCGGGGAGACTTCCGGCAACGACTATGTGAGCTTGTCCATCGCCGCACCGGAGTTCGGTCCGCGCAAGCTCTACGCCAATCTCGGCCGCGCCGCCGGCCAAGACGATCAAGACACCTACGCCGTCATCTGGAACCCGGCCGACTGA
- a CDS encoding FMN-binding negative transcriptional regulator yields the protein MYIPPAFRDDDKECLRATIRAALLANFVTVTAEGPLATPLPLFLDESEGEHGVIYGHLAKANPQCRVPPLGDGLAIFMGPDAYVTPAWYATKRETGKVVPTWNYVAVHAYGPVEFFEDAGRLLDVVNRLTDHHEGERASPWAVSDAPPDFVQAQLRGIVGLRMPITRLEGKRKMSQNRNAADRAGVAAGLAASERASDRDVAALIPK from the coding sequence ATGTACATCCCTCCCGCTTTCCGCGACGACGACAAGGAATGCCTGCGCGCGACCATTCGCGCGGCGCTGCTGGCGAACTTCGTTACCGTCACGGCGGAAGGGCCGCTCGCAACGCCACTGCCCCTCTTCCTTGACGAAAGCGAGGGCGAGCACGGCGTGATCTACGGGCACCTGGCGAAGGCCAATCCCCAGTGCCGTGTTCCGCCGCTGGGCGACGGCTTGGCCATCTTCATGGGGCCGGACGCTTACGTGACGCCGGCATGGTATGCGACCAAGCGGGAAACCGGGAAGGTCGTCCCGACCTGGAATTACGTCGCCGTCCACGCCTATGGCCCGGTCGAGTTCTTCGAGGATGCGGGAAGACTGCTGGACGTCGTGAATCGGCTGACCGACCACCACGAGGGCGAGCGCGCCTCGCCTTGGGCCGTGTCGGACGCGCCGCCGGATTTTGTACAGGCGCAACTCCGGGGAATCGTCGGCCTGCGCATGCCAATCACGAGGCTGGAGGGCAAGCGCAAAATGAGCCAGAACCGGAACGCGGCCGACCGCGCTGGCGTGGCGGCGGGCCTTGCGGCGAGCGAGCGGGCATCTGACCGCGACGTCGCCGCTCTCATCCCAAAATAA
- a CDS encoding TIM barrel protein codes for MTPVSWKESQAMRQASPRFALDYLATPGLDVRALFAFARDQGLTDVQIRSQPGSNAIARGMPAADVRSAAADTGVGIISVNALQRFNEWTPARRAEASKLADYAAACGAKTLMLVPVNDGSWPANVERRGDLRVALKALKPILQSRGLIGLIEPLGFRTCSLRSKNEAAKAIAAIDGQSVFRLVHDTFHHTLAGETFFSSELTGLVHISSVNDPIHWIYPDRVLVGSDNGSQIRALLDGGYGGPFSFAPFVDAAHPLDDLAGALAASIALFRHGLLTRVPA; via the coding sequence ATGACGCCCGTTTCATGGAAGGAAAGCCAAGCCATGCGCCAAGCATCGCCCCGCTTTGCACTCGATTATTTGGCGACGCCCGGACTTGACGTCAGGGCACTTTTCGCTTTTGCCCGCGACCAGGGCCTAACCGATGTCCAGATCCGCAGCCAACCGGGCAGCAATGCTATTGCACGCGGCATGCCGGCGGCGGACGTCCGGTCTGCGGCCGCCGACACAGGCGTTGGGATTATTTCCGTCAATGCCCTCCAGCGCTTCAATGAGTGGACCCCCGCCCGCAGGGCCGAGGCGAGCAAGCTCGCCGATTATGCAGCGGCCTGCGGAGCCAAGACGCTCATGCTGGTGCCGGTCAACGACGGCTCCTGGCCCGCCAATGTCGAGCGCCGCGGCGATCTCCGCGTCGCCTTGAAGGCGCTCAAGCCGATCCTCCAGTCGCGCGGTCTGATCGGTCTCATCGAGCCGCTGGGCTTCCGGACCTGCTCGCTTCGATCGAAGAACGAAGCGGCTAAGGCCATTGCCGCCATTGATGGCCAATCCGTCTTCCGCCTCGTGCACGACACGTTCCACCACACGCTTGCCGGGGAGACGTTCTTCTCCTCCGAGCTGACCGGTCTCGTCCACATTTCAAGCGTGAACGATCCGATCCACTGGATTTACCCGGATCGCGTCCTAGTCGGTTCCGACAATGGCAGCCAGATCCGGGCGCTGCTTGATGGCGGCTATGGGGGGCCCTTCTCATTCGCACCGTTTGTCGACGCAGCCCACCCGCTGGACGACCTCGCAGGCGCACTTGCCGCGAGCATCGCTCTCTTCCGACACGGGCTATTGACGCGAGTGCCGGCGTGA
- a CDS encoding helix-turn-helix domain-containing protein, with translation MDDENDRAARAKKGSPFLNTAQAAFYIGLSQRTLEKMRLTGGGPKYRKHGRYVRYHIDELDDWSKGRPPELGSDDDKGGSGSADEGDRS, from the coding sequence ATGGACGACGAAAACGACCGCGCGGCCCGCGCCAAGAAGGGCAGTCCGTTTCTGAACACCGCTCAGGCTGCCTTCTATATCGGCCTGTCCCAGCGCACCCTGGAAAAGATGCGGCTGACCGGCGGCGGCCCGAAATACCGCAAGCACGGCCGCTATGTCCGCTACCACATCGACGAACTCGACGACTGGTCGAAAGGCCGCCCGCCAGAACTTGGCTCCGACGATGACAAGGGCGGTTCCGGCTCAGCCGACGAGGGAGACCGCTCATGA
- a CDS encoding PLP-dependent aminotransferase family protein, giving the protein MVQSPGPGASTRSHGMGARQIYEALREQILRGVYGTGSQLPSSRGLAEELGVSRTTVTVAYEQLAAEGFIDIRQGARPRVASSLLGHELTANPPKRFGPVHLSSYGERLRGTPRWPDYLPNTLKVDFRYGVLAPSDFPASVWKRAMNAAMAQRPARLAYDDPCGSSRLRQALQGYLWRARTVRCAPEQIVIVNGSQQGLDLCARLLLDPGDSFVIEDPCYRMARQVFASTGATPVPLEVDDHGMQTEQLAGVAARLAYVTPSHQFPLGGVMPIPRRHQLLEWAREQGAYVIEDDYDSEYRYDISPVPPLHSLEDHGAVIYLGTISKTLSPMLRIGYLVVPAEFLQVFETAKQLADRHSPMAGQESLASLIESGGYESHVRRVRRINGERREALLTALKRSFPDRIAVQGAEAGLHVVIWFNDLPRSRETALVEAAQYAGLGLHPISPLYHRQSGAGEADRVGLVMGYSALSIRQIEKGVEMLRDVVARL; this is encoded by the coding sequence ATGGTCCAGTCTCCAGGCCCCGGTGCTTCAACCCGCTCGCATGGCATGGGCGCGCGCCAGATCTACGAAGCGCTTCGCGAGCAGATCCTCAGAGGCGTTTACGGCACCGGCAGCCAGCTGCCGTCCTCCCGTGGTCTCGCCGAGGAACTTGGAGTCTCGCGAACGACCGTCACCGTCGCCTACGAGCAGCTGGCCGCGGAAGGTTTCATCGACATCCGTCAAGGCGCGCGCCCTCGTGTCGCATCCTCACTGCTGGGACATGAGCTGACCGCCAATCCCCCAAAACGGTTCGGCCCGGTTCACTTGTCAAGCTATGGCGAACGGCTGCGTGGTACTCCGCGCTGGCCGGATTACCTGCCGAACACGCTGAAGGTTGATTTCCGATATGGCGTCCTGGCGCCCTCAGATTTCCCCGCATCGGTTTGGAAGCGCGCGATGAACGCGGCGATGGCGCAGCGGCCGGCACGGCTCGCCTATGACGATCCGTGCGGTTCGAGCCGGCTCCGCCAAGCGCTTCAGGGCTATCTCTGGCGCGCCCGTACTGTGCGCTGCGCCCCCGAGCAGATCGTCATCGTCAATGGTTCGCAGCAGGGCCTCGATCTCTGCGCGCGCCTGCTGCTCGACCCCGGGGACAGCTTCGTCATCGAGGACCCCTGCTACAGGATGGCGCGCCAGGTCTTTGCCAGTACAGGTGCCACGCCCGTTCCCCTCGAGGTTGACGATCACGGCATGCAAACGGAGCAACTGGCGGGGGTCGCGGCCCGGCTGGCCTATGTGACGCCCTCGCATCAGTTTCCGCTCGGCGGCGTCATGCCGATCCCGCGGCGGCATCAGCTTCTGGAATGGGCGCGGGAGCAGGGCGCCTATGTCATCGAGGACGACTACGACAGCGAATATCGCTACGATATCAGCCCCGTTCCCCCGCTGCATAGCCTCGAGGATCATGGGGCCGTCATCTACCTCGGCACCATCTCCAAGACGCTCTCGCCGATGCTGCGGATCGGTTATCTCGTCGTCCCGGCGGAATTCCTGCAGGTTTTCGAAACCGCCAAGCAGCTTGCCGACCGGCATTCTCCGATGGCGGGGCAGGAGTCATTGGCCTCTCTGATCGAGAGCGGCGGCTATGAAAGCCATGTGCGCCGCGTGCGCCGCATCAACGGCGAGCGCCGGGAGGCATTGCTGACCGCCCTGAAGCGGAGTTTTCCAGATCGGATCGCCGTCCAGGGGGCAGAGGCTGGACTGCACGTCGTCATCTGGTTCAACGACCTGCCGCGATCGCGTGAAACGGCGCTGGTCGAAGCCGCCCAATACGCGGGTCTGGGTCTGCACCCGATTTCGCCGCTTTATCATCGGCAGTCGGGAGCAGGGGAAGCCGACCGCGTCGGGCTTGTCATGGGCTATTCCGCCCTGAGCATCCGGCAGATCGAAAAAGGCGTCGAGATGCTCCGGGACGTCGTCGCTCGACTCTGA
- a CDS encoding MFS transporter: MTESATGFMDGVLHDPEQPDQRSGPAWGAVISLALGTFGLVTAEFLPASVLTPLAHDLSITEGAVGQALTTTAIVGAISAPTMAVITRPLDRRIVIWAMTLLLILSNVLSAVAGSLPVLLAARVVLGIALGGFWSISAALAMRLVPSHLLRRAMSIILTGVTGATVCAAPIGAYVGDIWGWRTAFMIAAVVGAVTLVVQLITIPRLPPIGVTSFRSLLDVAKNPMIKVAILVVLLVASGHFASFTYIRAFLEKFPALDIETISLVLLVFGIGGFFGNLAGGFLAEHSLKAAAALPPLLIAMATVSLLTLGASAWATAIAVTVWGFAFGAVPVGLQTWMVLHAAPEQAESAGGLMAATFQVAIAAGAIFGGLLMDNAGVASSLAYSAVASFLGALTVFLLGPKREPQTT; encoded by the coding sequence ATGACCGAATCCGCTACGGGCTTCATGGACGGAGTTCTGCATGACCCAGAACAGCCAGATCAACGGTCTGGTCCCGCATGGGGCGCAGTCATTTCGCTTGCCTTAGGCACCTTCGGGCTTGTGACGGCAGAGTTTCTGCCTGCCAGCGTGCTGACGCCGCTCGCGCATGATCTCTCTATCACCGAGGGTGCAGTTGGACAGGCGCTGACAACGACCGCCATTGTGGGGGCGATCTCGGCGCCGACGATGGCCGTCATCACAAGGCCCCTGGACCGCAGGATCGTCATATGGGCGATGACGCTGCTGCTGATCCTGTCGAACGTTCTATCGGCCGTCGCGGGGTCGCTGCCGGTTCTCCTGGCCGCCCGCGTCGTGCTCGGCATAGCGCTCGGAGGGTTCTGGTCGATTTCGGCAGCGCTGGCGATGCGGCTCGTTCCAAGTCACCTCCTGCGGCGCGCCATGTCGATCATCCTCACCGGCGTTACCGGCGCTACCGTTTGCGCGGCTCCAATCGGCGCCTATGTCGGCGACATCTGGGGATGGCGAACCGCCTTCATGATCGCTGCAGTCGTCGGCGCCGTTACGCTGGTAGTGCAACTCATAACCATTCCGAGGCTGCCTCCGATTGGAGTGACGAGCTTCCGCAGTCTGCTGGATGTGGCCAAGAATCCGATGATCAAAGTCGCGATCTTGGTCGTCCTGTTGGTCGCTTCCGGGCATTTCGCCAGCTTCACCTATATCCGCGCCTTCCTTGAGAAGTTTCCCGCGCTTGATATCGAGACGATCTCGCTCGTGTTGCTCGTCTTTGGCATCGGCGGCTTCTTCGGCAATTTGGCCGGCGGATTCCTGGCCGAGCACAGCCTCAAGGCAGCCGCGGCCCTGCCGCCCCTGCTCATAGCGATGGCCACTGTCTCGCTGCTGACGCTGGGAGCATCGGCTTGGGCCACGGCGATTGCGGTTACAGTATGGGGCTTTGCCTTCGGCGCGGTGCCGGTGGGACTGCAGACATGGATGGTGCTGCACGCCGCTCCCGAGCAGGCCGAAAGCGCCGGTGGGCTGATGGCCGCAACGTTCCAGGTAGCCATCGCAGCGGGCGCGATTTTCGGCGGACTACTGATGGACAATGCCGGCGTCGCCAGTTCCCTTGCCTACAGCGCCGTTGCCTCGTTCCTCGGCGCCCTGACAGTGTTCTTGCTCGGCCCGAAGCGCGAACCTCAGACCACCTGA
- a CDS encoding lytic transglycosylase domain-containing protein → MDRMTLLMLGMIAVAPCACSASTGAEPAVISQSPQLQRWQHFVSEASARFHIPQAWICAVIDAESRGKTVLDGRPITSRAGAMGLMQVMPGTYQEMRVEHGLGADPHDPRDNILAGTAYLSAMYKRFGFPGLFAAYNAGPERYQGHLKLRRPLPKETVAYLKQLEATGISAADMNEFKGQSTTSKGRNAPSGRSLFFLRDGVRAGETNGGLFVPLGRDRARPRKHNG, encoded by the coding sequence ATGGACCGAATGACCCTCCTGATGCTCGGCATGATCGCCGTCGCGCCATGCGCCTGTTCCGCCTCGACCGGCGCTGAGCCAGCCGTCATCTCCCAAAGTCCGCAGCTGCAACGATGGCAGCACTTCGTATCGGAAGCAAGCGCACGCTTCCACATTCCCCAGGCCTGGATTTGCGCCGTCATCGATGCCGAAAGCCGCGGCAAGACCGTCCTCGATGGCCGTCCCATCACCTCCCGCGCCGGCGCCATGGGCCTCATGCAGGTGATGCCCGGCACCTATCAGGAGATGCGCGTCGAGCACGGTCTGGGAGCCGACCCGCACGATCCGCGCGACAACATCTTGGCCGGAACCGCCTATCTCAGCGCCATGTATAAGCGTTTCGGATTCCCCGGCCTGTTTGCCGCCTACAACGCTGGACCCGAGCGCTATCAAGGCCATTTGAAGCTTCGAAGGCCGCTGCCGAAAGAGACCGTTGCCTATCTGAAACAGCTTGAGGCGACGGGGATTTCGGCGGCCGACATGAACGAATTCAAAGGCCAATCCACAACTTCAAAGGGGCGGAACGCTCCCTCCGGACGCTCTTTGTTCTTCCTTCGCGACGGTGTTCGCGCCGGTGAAACGAATGGCGGCCTTTTCGTGCCGCTCGGCAGGGATCGCGCGCGGCCAAGGAAGCACAATGGCTAG
- a CDS encoding S26 family signal peptidase: protein MSRRPSIHLIGSRLRRVRARKAIAIAAIGLSLTGFTALPKPSPLLVWNASASAPVGLYRVGSGTPARGDLVLARPPGFVAYLADQRGYLPRNIPLVKRLAALPYEHVCAFSNAIIIGGEIVARRLKIDTQGRPLPWWNGCRALAHDEVFLLGNEKNHSFDSRYFGPVPAENIIGRLVPLWTE, encoded by the coding sequence ATGAGCCGGCGGCCTTCCATCCATCTGATCGGCAGCCGTTTGCGGCGCGTTCGGGCGCGCAAGGCAATCGCCATCGCCGCGATTGGCCTGAGCCTGACAGGCTTCACGGCGCTCCCAAAGCCGTCTCCCTTGCTGGTCTGGAACGCCTCGGCTAGCGCGCCGGTCGGTCTCTATCGCGTTGGGTCTGGCACGCCTGCGCGCGGCGATCTTGTGCTCGCCCGCCCGCCTGGCTTCGTTGCCTATCTCGCCGACCAACGCGGCTATCTGCCTCGCAATATACCGCTGGTGAAGCGTCTCGCCGCGCTGCCGTACGAGCATGTCTGCGCCTTTAGTAATGCCATCATCATCGGCGGCGAGATCGTCGCCCGTCGGCTCAAAATCGACACGCAAGGCCGTCCGCTGCCCTGGTGGAACGGCTGCCGAGCGCTCGCCCATGACGAGGTTTTCCTGCTCGGCAACGAGAAAAATCACTCCTTCGACAGTCGATATTTCGGGCCGGTGCCGGCCGAAAACATCATCGGGAGGCTGGTGCCGCTATGGACCGAATGA
- a CDS encoding LysR family transcriptional regulator, which yields MRFKGLDLNLLVVLDALLTERTLTAAASSINLSQPAMSAAVARLRDYFNDELFTTSGRERVLTPRAETLAPAVRSALLNIQCSIISWDPFNPAQSDRRFRIILSDFATLVFFEKVVERVAREAPAVSFELLPIDDDPDELLRRGDVDFLIFPELFMSSAHPRAALFDETLVCVGCSTNKQLPRQLTFERYMSMRHVAVKFGRTLKPSIEERFFLEHGLKRRVEIVVQAFSMIPPMVSGTARIATMPFRLVQHFKKTFPLRIIDLPLPLPTFTEALQWPALHNSDPASIWLREILLQEASRMTSPGDAKRRPRQP from the coding sequence ATGCGCTTCAAGGGCCTTGATCTGAACCTTCTCGTCGTGCTCGACGCACTGCTGACCGAGCGGACCCTCACGGCGGCGGCAAGCAGCATCAACCTTAGTCAGCCGGCCATGAGCGCGGCCGTCGCCCGGCTGCGCGACTATTTCAACGATGAACTGTTTACGACGAGCGGCCGCGAACGTGTTCTAACCCCGCGTGCGGAAACACTCGCCCCCGCGGTTCGCAGCGCACTGCTGAACATCCAGTGCTCGATTATCTCTTGGGATCCGTTTAATCCGGCTCAATCCGATCGCCGTTTCAGGATCATTCTTTCCGATTTCGCCACACTCGTGTTTTTTGAAAAGGTCGTGGAGCGGGTTGCACGCGAAGCACCCGCCGTCAGCTTCGAATTGTTGCCTATCGACGACGACCCCGATGAGCTTCTCCGGCGCGGTGACGTCGATTTTCTGATTTTTCCAGAATTGTTCATGTCAAGCGCCCATCCAAGAGCGGCGCTGTTCGACGAGACGCTCGTGTGCGTGGGCTGCTCCACGAACAAGCAGCTGCCACGGCAGCTTACATTCGAGAGATACATGTCGATGAGGCACGTTGCGGTCAAGTTCGGGCGGACGCTGAAGCCCTCAATCGAGGAACGGTTTTTTCTTGAGCATGGTCTCAAGAGACGTGTCGAGATCGTTGTGCAGGCCTTTAGCATGATCCCGCCGATGGTCTCAGGCACAGCTCGTATAGCGACCATGCCCTTCCGGCTGGTTCAGCATTTCAAAAAAACCTTCCCCCTGCGGATCATCGACCTTCCGCTGCCACTACCCACGTTCACCGAGGCCCTTCAATGGCCCGCCCTTCACAACAGTGATCCGGCAAGCATCTGGCTGCGAGAGATATTGCTACAGGAGGCGTCTCGAATGACTTCTCCGGGGGACGCCAAAAGGCGCCCCAGGCAGCCCTAA
- a CDS encoding LysR family transcriptional regulator codes for MRFKGLDLNLLVVLDALLTARNLTAAASSINLSQPAMSAAVARLRNYFNDELFTMSGRERVLTPRAETLAPAVRGALLHIQCSIISWDPFNPAQSDRRFRIILSDFATLVFFEKVVERVAREAPAVSFELRPLDHDPDELLRRGDVDFLILPEFFMSSAHPRAALFDETFVCVGCPTNKELPRQLTFERYVSMKHIAFRVGGAQMPSIEEQFLLEHGLKRRVEIVVQAFSMIPPMVSGTARIATMPFRLVQHFKRTFPLRIIELPRPLPTFTEAVQWPTLHNSDPASIWMRQIMLQEASRM; via the coding sequence ATGCGTTTCAAAGGCCTTGATCTGAACCTTCTCGTCGTGCTCGACGCACTGCTGACCGCGCGCAACCTCACGGCGGCGGCAAGCAGCATCAACCTTAGTCAGCCGGCCATGAGCGCGGCCGTCGCCCGGCTGCGCAACTATTTCAACGATGAACTGTTTACGATGAGCGGCCGCGAACGTGTTCTAACCCCGCGTGCGGAAACACTCGCTCCCGCAGTTCGTGGCGCACTCTTGCACATCCAATGCTCGATTATTTCTTGGGATCCGTTTAATCCGGCTCAATCCGATCGCCGCTTCAGGATCATTCTTTCCGATTTCGCCACACTCGTGTTTTTTGAAAAGGTCGTGGAGCGGGTTGCACGCGAAGCACCCGCCGTCAGCTTCGAATTGCGGCCGCTCGACCACGACCCCGATGAGCTTCTCCGGCGCGGTGACGTCGATTTTCTGATTCTTCCGGAATTTTTCATGTCAAGCGCCCATCCAAGAGCGGCGCTGTTCGACGAGACATTCGTGTGCGTGGGCTGCCCCACGAACAAGGAGTTGCCACGGCAGCTTACATTCGAGAGATACGTATCGATGAAGCACATTGCGTTCAGGGTCGGCGGTGCCCAGATGCCCTCCATCGAGGAACAGTTTTTGCTTGAGCATGGTCTCAAGAGACGTGTCGAGATCGTCGTGCAGGCCTTTAGCATGATTCCGCCGATGGTCTCAGGCACAGCTCGTATAGCGACCATGCCCTTCCGGCTGGTTCAGCATTTCAAAAGAACCTTTCCCCTGCGGATCATCGAACTTCCGCGGCCACTACCCACGTTCACCGAGGCCGTCCAATGGCCCACCCTTCACAACAGTGATCCGGCAAGCATCTGGATGCGGCAGATAATGTTGCAGGAGGCATCCCGCATGTGA